One region of Juglans microcarpa x Juglans regia isolate MS1-56 chromosome 7S, Jm3101_v1.0, whole genome shotgun sequence genomic DNA includes:
- the LOC121241106 gene encoding cilia- and flagella-associated protein 20 isoform X1 yields the protein MLVSREPFQKENLSLSLSPESPTKPRGTLSRESLLLGIKQADQVKMFKNTFQSGFLSILYSLGSKPLQIWDKEVVNGHVKRLQDEDIQSNVLEIVGSNIQSTYITCPADPSATLGIKLPFLVVIVKNLKKYFTFEIQVLDDKNVRRRFRASNFQAVTRVKPYICTMPLRMDEGWNQIQLNLADFTRRAYGTNYVETLRVQVHANCRLRRIYFSDRLYSEEELPPEFKLYLPMQKA from the exons ATGCTAGTTTCCAGAGAGCcgtttcaaaaagaaaatctctctctctctctctctcccgagTCTCCAACCAAAccccgcggcactctttcccgAGAAAGTCTTTTACTGGGAATCAAACAAGCTG ATCAAGTGAAAATGTTTAAGAACACGTTCCAGTCTGGATTTTTGTCCATTCTATACAGCCTTGG GAGCAAACCTTTACAGATATGGGACAAAGAAG ttgtcAATGGCCATGTAAAGCGACTGCAGGATGAAGACATACAATCCAATGTCCTCGAAATAGTTGGATCAAATATACAATCCACATACATCACATGCCCAGCTGACCCATCTGCAACACTTGGTATAAAACTACCATTTTTGGTCGTGATTGTGAAGAatctaaagaaatattttacatttgagATTCAAGTTTTGGATGATAAGAATGTCAGGCGGCGTTTCCGAGCTTCTAATTTTCAA gcTGTCACTCGAGTGAAACCATATATCTGCACCATGCCACTGAGGATGGACGAGGGCTGGAATCAAATTCAGTTGAATCTGGCTGATTTTACAAGGAGAGCCTATGGGACCAACTATGTTGAGACTTTGCGTGTTCAGGTTCATGCAAACTGCCGCCTGAGGAGGATATATTTCTCTGACCGCCTATACTCGGAGGAAGAGCTCCCACCAGAGTTTAAGTTGTATCTGCCCATGCAG AAAGCATGA
- the LOC121241102 gene encoding protein LNK3-like isoform X1, which translates to MDWYFGSGINELVVPKYQELSDRLPSPDSWSKWGISAFRSPNKCFVMDSNLKEQELDLDANSLCNQAEMDDLHDKDQSSGSSICEGLSEKYFQRRSLSDDRPDSKLEDLAGYEQMNDIFLSSLLEDLPETENIDESFYFSPVSQCGVMPGDNLDSLSVRTDVNNTVGRSMHLKRNGFSSLMGWDNRDTTAVHIPCYSDQIDCPPVKGPFGEDMVSCEQHSMKGNFGEETSPEESVLQELEMVMSQLTEKTRICFRDALYRLAKNSKQHGMATEREDGYVAMEKPPPGTPHDMTMRTGGKKAMESETNAIDRAIANLMFNELNFSTREHSSAASVNSNGGVVGDNAPPVNSKQNVARSTRPTNYSLHQPKVRHVPLQSISPDDAEVPTLAQTDLLQATNLHTDFSRNTTEYTEKI; encoded by the exons ATGGATTGGTATTTTGGGAGTGGGATCAATGAGCTTGTTGTCCCCAAATACCAAGAATTATCAGATAGGCTTCCATCACCAGACAGCTGGTCAAAATGGGGAATAAGTGCATTCAGGTCACCTAACAAATGCTTTGTCATGGATTCAAACTTGAAGGAACAAGAACTCGATTTGGATGCTAACAGTTTATGCAACCAAGCTGAGATGGATGATCTCCATGATAAAGATCAGTCCAGTGGTTCAAGCATATGTGAGGGATTGTCggagaaatattttcaaaggaGATCACTTTCAGATGATCGGCCCGACTCCAAGCTTGAGGACTTAGCAGGATACGAACAGATGAATGACATTTTCTT GAGTTCCTTACTTGAAGATCTGCCGGAGACGGAAAATATAGATGAGTCATTTTACTTTTCTCCTGTATCCCAATGTGGTGTGATGCCTGGGGACAATCTAGATTCACTAAGTGTGCGGACCGATGTTAATAATACTGTGGGAAGGTCAATGCATCTCAAAAGAAATGGCTTTTCTTCATTAATGGGGTGGGATAATCGAGACACAACTGCTGTGCATATTCCATGCTACTCAGATCAAATAGACTGTCCACCTGTAAAG gGGCCGTTTGGAGAAGACATGGTCTCTTGTGAGCAGCACAGCATGAAAGGAAATTTTGGTGAGGAAACATCCCCCGAAGAATCTGTATTGCAGGAGCTTGAGATGGTGATGTCACAG TTGACGGAGAAGACCCGGATCTGCTTTCGAGATGCCTTGTATCGCCTTGCAAAGAACTCGAAACAGCACGGCATGGCAACAGAGAGGGAAGATGGATATGTTGCCATGGAAAAGCCCCCTCCAGGGACACCCCATGATATGACAATGAG gACTGGAGGTAAGAAAGCAATGGAATCTGAGACTAATGCCATTGACCGAGCCATTGCAAACCTCATGTTTAATGAACTGAACTTCAGTACAAGAGAACATTCCAGTGCAGCATCAGTAAACTCCAATGGAGGCGTTGTTGGAGACAACGCACCACCAGTAAACTCCAAGCAAAATGTCGCCAGATCTACCAGACCAACGAATTACAGCTTGCATCAACCCAAAGTCCGACATGTTCCACTCCAATCAATTTCACCAGATGATGCTGAAGTTCCAACGCTTGCTCAAACAGACCTGCTGCAAGCAACGAATTTACACACAGATTTCTCAAGAAATACTACAGAGTATACTGAAAAGATTTAA
- the LOC121241101 gene encoding pentatricopeptide repeat-containing protein At1g80270, mitochondrial-like, with protein MWCLRRAAHPFKKQGYCLEASRIFGSKSNTSSNVRGDGGSICCPAQLISPKLPSVKLFHLTPVLDRIFVGSHSLCSLADECSGGKTHVEDKFLEPETTTTVDVIVGSNAEEEGGEVLASETVFLDDEFSDTEKGEGGENSHEKKAYLELCKTIMDSPSQSVASILDKWVEEGNDLEQLRISGVMISLRRRRMYSKALQFSEWLETTKQVAFTEQDYAARLDLIAKVKGIQKAEKYIERIPMSFKGELVYRTLLAACVHHVDMNKAETVFEKMRELELPITVYAFNQMIILYKRLDKRKIADVLSLMEKENVKPSLLTYKLLIDIKGESGDNVGMEQLFETMKAEGVSPDVHVLTVLAKHYISGGLKHKAQNVLKEIGEEKLKGSFGAQTALLGLYASLDNSDEVARIWKECELDPRMSECTAAIEAWGKLGKVEEAEAVFEIMLQKWKRLSSRRYCALLKVYVDQKLVTKGKEFVKQMEDRGCWVGPLAWDALVRLFLIAGELEKADSILHKATQQNRGASFRTYIVVMEEYAKRGDIHNAEKLFHRMKQCGYTRRLKPFDILIQAYINAKVPAYGFLERMKAENIFPNKAFSSQLAQADPFRKNRALDLLDL; from the exons ATGTGGTGTCTCCGTCGAGCAGCTCACCCTTTCAA GAAGCAAGGTTACTGCCTTGAGGCTTCAAGGATTTTTGGTTCAAAATCGAACACTTCAAGTAATGTGAGAGGCGACGGAGGTAGTATATGTTGTCCTGCACAATTAATTTCTCCTAAACTCCCATCGGTAAAGTTGTTTCACCTCACTCCAGTTCTTGATAGAATCTTTGTGGGTAGTCATAGTCTTTGTTCACTTGCGGATGAATGTAGCGGTGGGAAAACCCATGTGGAAGATAAATTTCTGGAACCTGAAACAACTACAACAGTCGATGTAATTGTGGGCAGTAATGCCGAGGAAGAAGGTGGGGAAGTTTTAGCTTCAGAAACAGTGTTTTTGGATGATGAGTTTTCAGATACTGAAAAAGGTGAGGGTGGTGAGAACTCTCACGAGAAAAAGGCTTATTTAGAGTTGTGCAAGACTATAATGGATAGTCCAAGCCAATCTGTTGCCAGTATTCTTGATAAGTGGGTTGAGGAAGGGAATGATTTGGAACAACTCAGGATTTCTGGGGTTATGATTAGCCTTCGGAGGCGTCGGATGTATAGCAAGGCATTACAG TTCTCAGAGTGGTTAGAGACTACTAAGCAAGTTGCTTTTACTGAACAAGATTATGCTGCTCGCCTTGATTTGATTGCTAAAGTTAAAGGTATCCAAAAGGCAGAGAAGTACATTGAGAGAATCCCAATGTCGTTTAAAGGGGAATTAGTATACCGAACGCTCCTAGCTGCCTGCGTCCATCATGTTGACATGAACAAAGCAGAAACAGTGTTTGAGAAAATGAGGGAGCTGGAGTTGCCAATCACAGTCTATGCTTTCAATCAAATGATAATTCTCTACAAGAGGCTTGACAAGAGAAAGATAGCTGATGTATTGTCTttaatggagaaagaaaatgtCAAGCCATCGCTTCTTACATACAAGCTCTTAATAGACATCAAAGGTGAGTCAGGTGACAATGTAGGAATGGAGCAATTGTTTGAGACTATGAAGGCTGAAGGAGTATCACCCGACGTCCATGTTTTAACTGTCTTGGCTAAACATTATATATCTGGGGGGTTGAAACATAAAGCTCAAAATGTCTTGAAGGAAATTGGAGAGGAAAAGCTGAAGGGAAGTTTTGGGGCTCAAACAGCGCTGCTGGGACTCTATGCTTCTCTTGACAATTCTGACGAGGTGGCTAGAATTTGGAAGGAATGCGAATTGGATCCCAGGATGAGTGAGTGCACTGCAGCCATAGAAGCTTGGGGCAAGCTGGGAAAAGTTGAGGAGGCAGAAGCAGTCTTTGAAATAATGCTTCAGAAGTGGAAGAGACTCTCTTCAAGGCGGTACTGTGCACTTTTGAAAGTTTATGTTGACCAAAAGCTTGTGACAAAGGGGAAGGAATTTGTGAAGCAGATGGAAGATAGGGGGTGCTGGGTTGGCCCTTTGGCTTGGGACGCATTGGTGAGACTCTTTTTGATAGCTGGGGAACTGGAGAAAGCTGACTCCATTTTGCACAAGGCAACTCAGCAGAACCGGGGGGCATCATTCAGAACTTACATTGTTGTCATGGAAGAGTACGCAAAGCGGGGTGATATACATAATGCTGAGAAATTGTTCCACAGAATGAAGCAGTGTGGGTATACCCGCCGCCTCAAGCCATTTGATATTCTGATTCAGGCATATATCAATGCCAAAGTTCCTGCATACGGGTTTCTAGAGAGGATGAAAGCAGAGAACATATTTCCAAACAAAGCATTTTCCTCACAGTTGGCACAAGCTGATCCGTTCAGGAAGAACAGGGCATTGGATTTGCTTGATCTATAA
- the LOC121241102 gene encoding protein LNK3-like isoform X2, translating to MTFSCTSVTSGIYLSYCMSSLLEDLPETENIDESFYFSPVSQCGVMPGDNLDSLSVRTDVNNTVGRSMHLKRNGFSSLMGWDNRDTTAVHIPCYSDQIDCPPVKGPFGEDMVSCEQHSMKGNFGEETSPEESVLQELEMVMSQLTEKTRICFRDALYRLAKNSKQHGMATEREDGYVAMEKPPPGTPHDMTMRTGGKKAMESETNAIDRAIANLMFNELNFSTREHSSAASVNSNGGVVGDNAPPVNSKQNVARSTRPTNYSLHQPKVRHVPLQSISPDDAEVPTLAQTDLLQATNLHTDFSRNTTEYTEKI from the exons ATGACATTTTCTTGTACAAGCGTAACTTCTGGGATTTACTTGAGTTACTGCAT GAGTTCCTTACTTGAAGATCTGCCGGAGACGGAAAATATAGATGAGTCATTTTACTTTTCTCCTGTATCCCAATGTGGTGTGATGCCTGGGGACAATCTAGATTCACTAAGTGTGCGGACCGATGTTAATAATACTGTGGGAAGGTCAATGCATCTCAAAAGAAATGGCTTTTCTTCATTAATGGGGTGGGATAATCGAGACACAACTGCTGTGCATATTCCATGCTACTCAGATCAAATAGACTGTCCACCTGTAAAG gGGCCGTTTGGAGAAGACATGGTCTCTTGTGAGCAGCACAGCATGAAAGGAAATTTTGGTGAGGAAACATCCCCCGAAGAATCTGTATTGCAGGAGCTTGAGATGGTGATGTCACAG TTGACGGAGAAGACCCGGATCTGCTTTCGAGATGCCTTGTATCGCCTTGCAAAGAACTCGAAACAGCACGGCATGGCAACAGAGAGGGAAGATGGATATGTTGCCATGGAAAAGCCCCCTCCAGGGACACCCCATGATATGACAATGAG gACTGGAGGTAAGAAAGCAATGGAATCTGAGACTAATGCCATTGACCGAGCCATTGCAAACCTCATGTTTAATGAACTGAACTTCAGTACAAGAGAACATTCCAGTGCAGCATCAGTAAACTCCAATGGAGGCGTTGTTGGAGACAACGCACCACCAGTAAACTCCAAGCAAAATGTCGCCAGATCTACCAGACCAACGAATTACAGCTTGCATCAACCCAAAGTCCGACATGTTCCACTCCAATCAATTTCACCAGATGATGCTGAAGTTCCAACGCTTGCTCAAACAGACCTGCTGCAAGCAACGAATTTACACACAGATTTCTCAAGAAATACTACAGAGTATACTGAAAAGATTTAA
- the LOC121241106 gene encoding cilia- and flagella-associated protein 20 isoform X2, whose amino-acid sequence MFKNTFQSGFLSILYSLGSKPLQIWDKEVVNGHVKRLQDEDIQSNVLEIVGSNIQSTYITCPADPSATLGIKLPFLVVIVKNLKKYFTFEIQVLDDKNVRRRFRASNFQAVTRVKPYICTMPLRMDEGWNQIQLNLADFTRRAYGTNYVETLRVQVHANCRLRRIYFSDRLYSEEELPPEFKLYLPMQKA is encoded by the exons ATGTTTAAGAACACGTTCCAGTCTGGATTTTTGTCCATTCTATACAGCCTTGG GAGCAAACCTTTACAGATATGGGACAAAGAAG ttgtcAATGGCCATGTAAAGCGACTGCAGGATGAAGACATACAATCCAATGTCCTCGAAATAGTTGGATCAAATATACAATCCACATACATCACATGCCCAGCTGACCCATCTGCAACACTTGGTATAAAACTACCATTTTTGGTCGTGATTGTGAAGAatctaaagaaatattttacatttgagATTCAAGTTTTGGATGATAAGAATGTCAGGCGGCGTTTCCGAGCTTCTAATTTTCAA gcTGTCACTCGAGTGAAACCATATATCTGCACCATGCCACTGAGGATGGACGAGGGCTGGAATCAAATTCAGTTGAATCTGGCTGATTTTACAAGGAGAGCCTATGGGACCAACTATGTTGAGACTTTGCGTGTTCAGGTTCATGCAAACTGCCGCCTGAGGAGGATATATTTCTCTGACCGCCTATACTCGGAGGAAGAGCTCCCACCAGAGTTTAAGTTGTATCTGCCCATGCAG AAAGCATGA
- the LOC121241104 gene encoding protein MIZU-KUSSEI 1 — protein sequence MAAPQPHESQLSPKLPPPPRLRASSTSTSSSAATTTTPSSMRPPPVLLQASHKRSPSKSTRLLRRFRSVFRSFPIITLPSCKIPISFQGSRLHDHNGHIHGGTHMTGTIFGFRKARVNLAIQETPRSLPILLLELAIPTGKLLQDMGMGLVRIALECEKHPNEKTKIIDEPIWSLYYNGRKSGYGVKREPTDDDLNVMQMLHAVSMGAGVLPSKVMTSDHQAQDTELMYMRTQFERVIGSKDSETYYMINPDHGNNGPELSIFFVRI from the coding sequence ATGGCAGCACCGCAACCACATGAATCGCAACTATCACCAAAGCTGCCACCTCCACCTCGATTGAGAgcaagtagtactagtactagttCCTCAGCAGCCACAACAACAACACCATCCTCGATGCGGCCGCCGCCTGTCTTACTCCAGGCTTCCCATAAACGAAGTCCATCCAAATCCACTAGGCTTCTCAGACGTTTTCGTTCTGTGTTCCGGTCATTCCCGATAATAACTCTCCCGTCCTGCAAGATCCCCATCTCGTTCCAAGGAAGTCGGCTCCATGACCACAACGGCCACATTCATGGAGGGACGCATATGACCGGCACCATTTTCGGGTTCCGTAAGGCTAGGGTGAACCTTGCAATCCAAGAAACTCCAAGGAGTCTTCCTATTCTTCTCCTTGAGCTCGCAATACCGACGGGGAAACTTCTACAAGACATGGGAATGGGACTTGTTAGAATTGCATTGGAATGCGAAAAGCATCCCAACGAGAAGACCAAGATCATCGACGAGCCGATATGGTCGTTGTACTACAATGGCCGAAAATCGGGTTATGGTGTGAAGAGGGAGCCAACAGACGATGATTTGAACGTAATGCAAATGCTGCATGCAGTGTCAATGGGAGCAGGTGTTCTTCCCAGCAAAGTGATGACTTCGGATCATCAGGCGCAGGATACTGAGTTGATGTACATGCGAACACAGTTCGAGCGGGTGATTGGCTCAAAAGACTCCGAAACATATTACATGATAAATCCTGATCACGGCAACAACGGGCCTGAACTAAGCATCTTTTTTGTTAGGATCTGA
- the LOC121241106 gene encoding cilia- and flagella-associated protein 20 isoform X3: MLVSREPFQKENLSLSLSPESPTKPRGTLSRESLLLGIKQADQVKMFKNTFQSGFLSILYSLGSKPLQIWDKEVVNGHVKRLQDEDIQSNVLEIVGSNIQSTYITCPADPSATLGIKLPFLVVIVKNLKKYFTFEIQVLDDKNVRRRFRASNFQVCCHSSETIYLHHATEDGRGLESNSVESG, encoded by the exons ATGCTAGTTTCCAGAGAGCcgtttcaaaaagaaaatctctctctctctctctctcccgagTCTCCAACCAAAccccgcggcactctttcccgAGAAAGTCTTTTACTGGGAATCAAACAAGCTG ATCAAGTGAAAATGTTTAAGAACACGTTCCAGTCTGGATTTTTGTCCATTCTATACAGCCTTGG GAGCAAACCTTTACAGATATGGGACAAAGAAG ttgtcAATGGCCATGTAAAGCGACTGCAGGATGAAGACATACAATCCAATGTCCTCGAAATAGTTGGATCAAATATACAATCCACATACATCACATGCCCAGCTGACCCATCTGCAACACTTGGTATAAAACTACCATTTTTGGTCGTGATTGTGAAGAatctaaagaaatattttacatttgagATTCAAGTTTTGGATGATAAGAATGTCAGGCGGCGTTTCCGAGCTTCTAATTTTCAAGTGT gcTGTCACTCGAGTGAAACCATATATCTGCACCATGCCACTGAGGATGGACGAGGGCTGGAATCAAATTCAGTTGAATCTGGCTGA